The Microbacterium sp. SORGH_AS_0862 region GCTCTGAGCGATGACGCGGCCAGCGGGGCGCACTCCCTCAAGGTCACCGGTCGCACCAACACCCAGTCGGGGCCCTTCGCCTCGGTGACGGGCAAGCTCGAGGCCGGCGCGACCTACCGCCTCGGGGGCAAGCTGAAGTACACCGAGGGCGAACCGACCCAGCAGTTCAACTTCACGTTCTGCCCGAGCAACTTCAACGGCTGCGTCGACAACGGTCAGACCTACACGCGCGGCGAGTGGGGAACCTTCTCCAAGGAGTTCATGGCCGGGGCCAACCACGCGTCCGCGGACTGGCTCTTCGTCGAGACGCCGTGGGGATCGAGTGCCCTGCAGGACTTCCAGGTCGACGACATGTCGCTGATCAAGGTCGCGGACGCCCCGGCGACCCCGACCTACGGCAGCCTGGAAGAGGTGCAGACCAAGCCCATCGGCGACCACAATCCGCTCGTCGGCCACAAGTTCGGCGCCGACCCGCACCACCTGATCTACAACGGCCGCCTCTACATCTACTCGACGGATGACACTCAGCAGTACGAGGCGAACACCAAGGACGCCAACGGCCTGCCGACGCAGTCCAACGGCTACGGTGCCATCACGCGTCTGAACGTCATGTCGACCTCCGACATGGTCAACTGGGTCGACCACGGCGCGGTTCCGATCGCGCGTGAGGGCGGCGCAGCTCCCTGGGCGCGCAACTCCTGGGCTCCGGCGGCGATCGAGAAGGACGGGAAGGTCTACCTGTACTTCTGCGACAGCGGTACCGGCACGGCCGTCGTCGTGGGTGGATCGCCCCTCGGGCCCTGGACCGACCCGGTCGGCAAGAAGATCATCCCGGACACCGTCTCGCCCGAGTACATCGCCGGCGGCGGATTCCCGGCGGGGATGTGGCTGTTCGACCCCGAGGTCTTCATCGACGACGACGGACAGGCGTACCTGTACTTCGGCGGCAACTCGCAGATCGGCTCGGGCAGCAACGTCCAGGGACCGCAGAACCCCAAGTCGACGCGCGTCGTGAAGCTGAAGGACGACATGGTGACGCTCGACGGCGACCCCGTGGAGATCGACGGCCCCGGCATGTTCGAGGCGTCGAGCATCTTCAAGCGCGGCGACACGTACTACTACTCGTACTCGTCGAACTTCCAGGTGCGTCCGCAGGAGGGGGTCTACCCGCCCACCGGAGCGATCGCCTACATGATGACCGACGACCCGATGAACCTGCCGGCGTCCAAGTACGCGGGTGTCGCCTTCCAGAACCAGTCGAACTTCTTCGGCGCGGGTAACGGCGGCAACAACCACTCCGACATGTTCACGTTCAAGGGCGAGACGTACTTCACGTACCACGCTCAGACGCGTGGCGCGGCGTGGGCTGCGGCACTCGGAACCCCGGGATCGACCCAGGGCTACCGCTCGGTGCACATCGACAAGCTCGAGTTCAACGAGGACGGCACCATCAAGCCCGTCCAGGGAACCCGCGCAGGTGTCGAGCAGGTCGAGGCGTTCGACCCGTACCGCACCTTCGAGGCCGAGACGCTGGCATGGCAGCTCGGGCTGAAGACGGTCGCGACGGATGCGGCGTCGGTCGAGTTCCCGGAGCACAACGGCAGCGGCAACATGGCGCTGAGCTCCATCGACGACGGCGACTTCGCCGGAATCTCGGGGGTCGACTTCGGTGACGGGGCCGCCTCGGTCTCGGCACGTGTGAAGCCGCTCGTGGAGGGCGCGTCGATCCAGGTCCGCCTCGACCAGGTCGACGGCCCCGTCGTCGGCGAGATCGCCGTCGAGGGAACCGTGGGCGAGTGGACCACCGTGAGTGGCGACGTCACCGGCGCGACCGGGGAGCACGACGTGTTCTTCGTCTTCGCGGAGCCCGAGGGCGGCGCGGATTCGAAGCTCATGGAGGTCGACAACTGGACGTTCACGGCTGAGAACGACACCGAGCCGGGCAACCCCGGAAACCCGGGCAACCCGGGCAACCCGGGCAACCCGGGCGAGCCCGGCAACCCCGGTAACCCGGGCGAGCCCGGCGACCCCGGTAACCCGGGCGAGCCCGGCAACCCCGGTAACCCGGGCGAGCCCGGCGCCTCCGAGGTGACCGCGGTCCTGTCGCGCACGGACGTGCGTGCGGGTGAGTCGGTGACGGTGACGGCGCAGGGACTCGATGTCGCGAAGGTGGAGATCGGCATCGCGAGCACGTATCGCGCACTCGCCTCGGTCGACGTGACCGACGGCGCGCTCCGTGCGACCGTGACGATCCCCGCGGACATCACGCCCGGGGAGCACCACATCCAACTGCGCGACGGCGACCGGATCCTCGCTGAGCTGCCCGTCACCGTGCGTGCGGCCGCGGGTGCGCTGGCGGCGACGGGGCAGGACACGGCGCCGCTGATGTCGGCATCGCTGTTCGGAGCAGCGATGCTCGGCCTCGGTGTCCTGGCGATGCTCCGGCTGCGCGCGCGGGCGCGTCGGTCCGAGCTCTAACGGATGAGCGGCAGGTGCCCGGGACGGCGTTCGTCGTCCCGGGCACCTGCTTCTGCGTGACGGGTGGGAGAATCAGCGGATGGCTGAGTCATCCGCTTCCTCGGTGGCCCTCGCGCGCGACATCGCCGCTGCCGAACGGATGTGGGAGGAGTACCGCGCCGCCCACCCCGAGGCTGTGAGTGCTTCGCCCGAATACACCGTCGAGCACTTCGGCGACTCGGCGCGCTTGGCAGACGAACTCCTCGACATCGTCCTGTCCGGACGCAAGCGCGCAACCGCCGAACTCGTCGCCGACTTCGTGGCGCGTGGCGATGCCGTGCCGCGTATCGGCTCCCACTGGATCGCCTGCGACAGCACAGGCGCACCGCGCATCGTCATCCGCAGCACCGAGCTTCGCCTCGGCCCCTTCGGGAGCGCCGACGCATCCTTCGCCCGAGACGAGGGAGAGGACGACGGGTCGCTCGAGAGCTGGCGGCGCGAGCACCGCCGGTACTGGGAGCGTGTCAGCGCCGCGCGCGGCGCCGTCTGGTCGGAGGACGAGGAGATCGTGTTCGAGCGGTTCTCCGTGGTGTGGCCCCCCGAGCACGCCGACTGACCGCGACGGCGTGAGCCGGAGACCCCGCGACGTCGGGCGCAGGGTCCCTCGGCTCAGCTCGCGTCGCCCTCCTGGGAGGCGATGCGATCGGCTTCGGCGCTGTCGATCCGGTCGTCGTCGAGGTCCTCATCCAGCACCTCTTCGCCGTCCACGTCGCGTGTCGGCTCCTGGTCTCGCTCTCCGTCCCCGGGAAGCGGCACGGGGGGAGGGAAGGTGTTGTTCGACATCGTGGTCTCCTTTCGATCGGGTCCAGCGGATGCCGGCACGCTACGCCGCGTCGCATCCTCCCTCGCGGGGGTTGACGCGGCGCCGTGTCAGGGACCGCTCTGGATGATCTGCTCGAGTTGCGCGATCGTCAGCGGCTGCCACGGCGAGCCGTCCGCATCCGTCGCCTGCGCGGCGGGGCTGTCGCCGCGCGTCCAGTACTTGGCTTCATAGGGGACCTGCTGGAACATCACCCGTTGACCTTCGGTGTACGTCGTCGCCGGGTCCCAGTCCGGGTACGTGCCTGCCGGCAGCGTGGGCTGCGGGTAGGGCGTCTCGCCCGGCAGCACGGGACCGATCAGCCGCCACGGCCACGAGTCCGCATCCGCCAGCGGGTTGTCCGGATCGTCGCCGCGCGTCCACCACTTCGCCTCGTAGACGTTCTGCCGCCAGACGACCTTCGCGCCCGAGAGGTACGTGTTGGTCTCGGTCCAGATCGGGTACGGGCTGGCCGCGGGGTCGTCGGTCACCGTGGGAACCGGCTCCGGCGTGGTGCGGTGCCCCGCAGACTCGTCGGGCGCGCCCTCGAATCCGGGCTGCAGGGTCTCGGCGAATGTCGCGTCCTGCTGGTCGACGCCGCTGCAGTCGTTGGAGACGACCGAGGTGTCGGCGTAGTTGGTGCCGCACGTCCGGTCCCGGTTCACTGACCACATCGACAGTCGCGACATCCGCTGCTGCTGCGCGAACGCGTTCAGCGCTGTCGCATCGTCGAGGGTGAAGACCTCGTCCGGTACGTCGTTCTGGCCGATCATGGGTGTGGCCGCCAGCTTGCCCCAGAGGGTGGGTGCGGTAAGGGTCGTCCCGGCGTCCTCGTAGAGCGCGCCGAGTTGCGCATGCGTCGCGCGGAGCGCGTCGATGGCGGTTTCGGCCATGGTCTGCGTCCCACGGTCGACGCCGAAGTCCATCGTCATGACGTTGACGCCGGTCAGATCCACACCGGACTCCAGCATCTGCGCGATGGCGGTGCGCGCAGCGGCGGTCAGCCCGTCGGGCGCGACCGGCAACGTGAGCCAGACCGCGAGGTCCTCGCCCGCCGCCCGCCGCTCGCGCTGAAGATCGGCGATCGCGACCGCCCGGCGCAGACCCGACACGGGGTCCTCGAGGTTCTCCCCCTCGATGTCGAGGTCGATCGTCGACACGTCGTACCGGTCGACGACGCTCCGATAGGCCTGCTCGAGCCCCTCTTCGTCGGCGCACGCATTGGCGAGCTCGGTGCCCGCTGCGCCGCCGAAGGACAGGACGACATCGCCGCCGCTCTCGCGCAGCCGCGTGATGCGCCGGTCCAGATCGACGTCGCGCGCCGCTTCGTCGAGGTCGTAGTATCCGCCCCAGGACGGCGTGCACGAATCCGCGGCGGCGGCCACCACGAACGAGAGGACGACGTCCCGGTCGGCATCGTTCTCGGGCTTCTCGAACGCGAAGAACGGTGTCGTCGTCACGTCGACGTACGGTGCGAACCAGGCAGCCCCCGTGACCGCGCGCACCTGGTCGACCACGAGCAGACGGTAGCCGAAGAGCGAACCGGCGACGATGGCGACGAGGATGAGCACCCCGAGCGCGACCCGCCACGGCGACAGGCGTTTGCCGTCGTATGGGCCGGGAGCGGGAGGTGCGGTGTAGGCGACGCGCGGGTTCATGCGCGCCGGCCCGTGGCGCTTCTCGTCTCGAGCGCGCGCGACGGTGCCTGCTCGACCGCGGCGGATGCGGTGGGCCGGGCTGCGCGACGGACCGGATCGCCGGCGGCGGGGTAGCCGTGGAACAGTGCATCCTGCCAGTCGAACCCGGGCTCACCGGGGGCGGCGCGGCCCGCGGTCTGGGTGGGAACGGGCACCCACATCCAGTTGGTCAGTCCCATCCACACATCGACGAGCGAGTTGCGGATGCCGATGTTCTCGACACAGGCCCACAGGGCGCAGACCGCGTTCAGCGTGCCGAAGAAGAACGTGCCCCAGTTCTGGGCGTTGAAGCTCCACCACGCGGTGAAGATCGAGAACGCGACGATCGCCCAGGGCGCGACGACGTAGAGCAGCGTCGTCGCCGTGCGCTCGCGCACCTTCGGGGTGCGGGCGAACGGGATCTTACGGCCGGTCAGGCCCTGCTCGATCGACTTCAGCACGCCGGCGAGATTGACCGGCAGGAGGATGAGGTTGAAACCGTAGATGCGGAGGATGTCGAGGTAGCGGTAGCCGGAGTACTTCAAGTCGCTCGCCTGGCACAGGAAGTACGGGGCTGCCGCCACCAGGACGAGCGGGCTCAGCAGGTCGCTGTCGAACGGGAACGTGAGCAGGAAGAGCAGGGCGAAGCTGGCCCACGCGAGCGAGGCCATGTAGTTCACCCGGATCATCCACTCGCCCAGGCGCACCGGGCGCGACGAGCGTCTGCGGGCGCGCACTTGACGCAGGAACTTCGGCAGAATGAGCAGTCCGCCGTTGGCCCAGCGCCGCCGCTGCACCACGAGGGAGCCGAAATCGGGCGGCGTGGCCGAGTAGCTGAGTCGCTCGGGGTAGTTCACGAGCGTCCAGTTGTGATCGGCGAGATCCACCGAGGACTCGGTGTCTTCGATCACGGTGCGGTCCTGCACGTAGCGGCGCACCTCGAAGCCGTCGACGTCATCGATCTGCATGATGTCGTCCATCGCCTCCATGCGGATGACCGCATTGGCGCCGACCCAGAAGGTCGCGTCGTAGCCCGACATGCCCTGGTGGAGGATGTGCTGGATGTCGGTCGTCGCGCCCGCCAGGCGCTCGATGCGCGTCGGGGCGCCGCGGAACGAGGAGTACGGCGTCTGCGTCACGGCGACGCGTTCGTTGCCGGGCTGCTCGAGGAAATAGACCAGGCGCAGGCAGTAGTCGCGGAGCAGGAGCGAGTCGGCGTCGAGGGTGAGCAGGTAGTCCGAGTTGGGGATGACGAGATCCGCTTCCTGCCCCGCGCCCGCGACCAGGCGCAGCACCGTCTTGCGGCCGGGACCCTCCACGAAGCGGTAGCGACCGCCCATCAGGCCGATGTACGCGTTGAGGTTCATCGCCTTGTTCGCTTCGTTGGACAGCGAGGCGTAGCGCTTGCGCTCGAACGTTCCCACATCCACCGAGAAGATCCACACCAGGCGCCGGTGCAGCTCGTGCAGGCGCTGGTGCGAGATGTCGGTCCCCGATCCGGCCGCGGATTCGAGCGCCGACGCGGTGAGGTCCAGGTCGTCGGCCAGCCCGCGAAGGACCTGGTCGATGAAGAAGGTGTCGACATGGTCCTCGTGCGGTTCGGAGTCCGCCATGTCGTTCAACCAGGCGACCGCGTAGCGGTACTCGTCGCGCAGGGAGAGGATCTCCGCCTCGCCGACCCCGTCCGTTGCGGCACGCTGCTCGAAGTCGAACATCGCCTCGGTGAAGCGGTACGCGGGCTCCGCGAGGTCCTCGGCGATCCCCAGGGCGATCTGGCGGGTCGCCTCCAGGCGCGCGAGTGTGTGCGGATCCGTGGGGAACGGAGGGTCATCCAGAAGCAGCACGACGCGCAGTGACGGGTACTCCTGCAGCGCCGCCGACCACATCGTCTTGCGGATGACCGAGGGCTCCTCGGCGTAGGAGGGGATGAGCACGGTCATCCCCTCGCCGTGCTCGTCGTCGAAGTGCCGGTCGAGCTCCGCACGCGGCACCCGGTCGTGATCGCGGAACCGTCTGAGCGCTGCCTCGCGCTGAACGAGGAACATCAGCGCGGAGAAGCTCAGTGCTGTGATGACGAGTGCGTAGATGCAGGCCTCGATCGTGGGCCAGATGTGCTCGCCGTCGTAGGCGAAGATCTGGCGCAGTGCCGTGGTGAGCATGTAGGCGGCCCAGCCGGCGACCGTGATCGCGATGGCGACACGGGCCCAGACGATCTTCGCTGCCGAGGGACGCGGGTGGAGCGTGGGCAGCGGTTCGCGGCGTCGTTCGGATCCCCACTGCCGCCTTCGTGCGCTCGGAAGCGCAGGAGTCTTCGCCATGTCGTCCCCTGCCGAAGGAGCGGTGAGCGCCCACGTCTTCGGGTGACGGGGCGCTCACCGAGGGCAGCGGAATGCTGCTGGAGCCACGGTACGAGAGCGGTTCCAGCTGCGGAGCACGTCGCGCGGAATTCGGGCGGAACGGCTCGAACCTTGCGGTGGGATTGCGGATCTTGCGCGTTTCTTGCGCATTCCTTGCGGTTCGAGTCGGGTCGCTCAGACGCGACCGAGCCGCAGGATGTCGATTCCGAGCCACCCCAGCGCGCGCAGGCGGCGGCGGTCGGCCCGGTCGCGCGTGGTCGCCAGCGATGGCGCGGTGCTCACCACGATCTGATGGACGACCTCGGCGCTCAACAGCCGTGCCAGGGTGCGCGGAGCAACCGAGTTCGCGCCGCCCACGATGAGACAGATCCGCGGTGCGTCGTCGACGAGCTGCGCGTCGATGCCGGAGAAGAACTCCTGCGCGCGGTGCAAGGTGGAACCGTGCGCCTTGCGGTCGATGATCACGACGCCGAGATCGGCCCGCCGATCGCCGTCGCCGGGCAGCACGAGCTGGTCGGGGGCGATCACGCGGCGGATGCCGGTGATGAGGGCCTCGGCGTCGCCGTCGATGAGCACACGGGCGCTGCGCAGGTCCTGTTCGACCCGCCGAC contains the following coding sequences:
- a CDS encoding glycosyltransferase family 2 protein; this translates as MAKTPALPSARRRQWGSERRREPLPTLHPRPSAAKIVWARVAIAITVAGWAAYMLTTALRQIFAYDGEHIWPTIEACIYALVITALSFSALMFLVQREAALRRFRDHDRVPRAELDRHFDDEHGEGMTVLIPSYAEEPSVIRKTMWSAALQEYPSLRVVLLLDDPPFPTDPHTLARLEATRQIALGIAEDLAEPAYRFTEAMFDFEQRAATDGVGEAEILSLRDEYRYAVAWLNDMADSEPHEDHVDTFFIDQVLRGLADDLDLTASALESAAGSGTDISHQRLHELHRRLVWIFSVDVGTFERKRYASLSNEANKAMNLNAYIGLMGGRYRFVEGPGRKTVLRLVAGAGQEADLVIPNSDYLLTLDADSLLLRDYCLRLVYFLEQPGNERVAVTQTPYSSFRGAPTRIERLAGATTDIQHILHQGMSGYDATFWVGANAVIRMEAMDDIMQIDDVDGFEVRRYVQDRTVIEDTESSVDLADHNWTLVNYPERLSYSATPPDFGSLVVQRRRWANGGLLILPKFLRQVRARRRSSRPVRLGEWMIRVNYMASLAWASFALLFLLTFPFDSDLLSPLVLVAAAPYFLCQASDLKYSGYRYLDILRIYGFNLILLPVNLAGVLKSIEQGLTGRKIPFARTPKVRERTATTLLYVVAPWAIVAFSIFTAWWSFNAQNWGTFFFGTLNAVCALWACVENIGIRNSLVDVWMGLTNWMWVPVPTQTAGRAAPGEPGFDWQDALFHGYPAAGDPVRRAARPTASAAVEQAPSRALETRSATGRRA
- a CDS encoding carbohydrate binding domain-containing protein, with amino-acid sequence MRPPLRTPRRARARGPRTVGALLGIGALALSSAVAIPAAHAASTPLIANGTFETGISGWTAPLGGTLAESNDAKSGSKSLAISGRTTFQSGPTATVTGLLDPAKSYDLSLAVKFDAGAATQNFNVVLCTSSRSQCDVVTRATVTAGQWKVLEKTFTPAVSTYDIMFVETPWNTNVQSFVIDDVSLTTAGGTDPGTPVVTEPPAVAGNLLPDGRFVDGFTGWTAVRSGTLALSDDAASGAHSLKVTGRTNTQSGPFASVTGKLEAGATYRLGGKLKYTEGEPTQQFNFTFCPSNFNGCVDNGQTYTRGEWGTFSKEFMAGANHASADWLFVETPWGSSALQDFQVDDMSLIKVADAPATPTYGSLEEVQTKPIGDHNPLVGHKFGADPHHLIYNGRLYIYSTDDTQQYEANTKDANGLPTQSNGYGAITRLNVMSTSDMVNWVDHGAVPIAREGGAAPWARNSWAPAAIEKDGKVYLYFCDSGTGTAVVVGGSPLGPWTDPVGKKIIPDTVSPEYIAGGGFPAGMWLFDPEVFIDDDGQAYLYFGGNSQIGSGSNVQGPQNPKSTRVVKLKDDMVTLDGDPVEIDGPGMFEASSIFKRGDTYYYSYSSNFQVRPQEGVYPPTGAIAYMMTDDPMNLPASKYAGVAFQNQSNFFGAGNGGNNHSDMFTFKGETYFTYHAQTRGAAWAAALGTPGSTQGYRSVHIDKLEFNEDGTIKPVQGTRAGVEQVEAFDPYRTFEAETLAWQLGLKTVATDAASVEFPEHNGSGNMALSSIDDGDFAGISGVDFGDGAASVSARVKPLVEGASIQVRLDQVDGPVVGEIAVEGTVGEWTTVSGDVTGATGEHDVFFVFAEPEGGADSKLMEVDNWTFTAENDTEPGNPGNPGNPGNPGNPGEPGNPGNPGEPGDPGNPGEPGNPGNPGEPGASEVTAVLSRTDVRAGESVTVTAQGLDVAKVEIGIASTYRALASVDVTDGALRATVTIPADITPGEHHIQLRDGDRILAELPVTVRAAAGALAATGQDTAPLMSASLFGAAMLGLGVLAMLRLRARARRSEL
- a CDS encoding chitinase, which gives rise to MNPRVAYTAPPAPGPYDGKRLSPWRVALGVLILVAIVAGSLFGYRLLVVDQVRAVTGAAWFAPYVDVTTTPFFAFEKPENDADRDVVLSFVVAAAADSCTPSWGGYYDLDEAARDVDLDRRITRLRESGGDVVLSFGGAAGTELANACADEEGLEQAYRSVVDRYDVSTIDLDIEGENLEDPVSGLRRAVAIADLQRERRAAGEDLAVWLTLPVAPDGLTAAARTAIAQMLESGVDLTGVNVMTMDFGVDRGTQTMAETAIDALRATHAQLGALYEDAGTTLTAPTLWGKLAATPMIGQNDVPDEVFTLDDATALNAFAQQQRMSRLSMWSVNRDRTCGTNYADTSVVSNDCSGVDQQDATFAETLQPGFEGAPDESAGHRTTPEPVPTVTDDPAASPYPIWTETNTYLSGAKVVWRQNVYEAKWWTRGDDPDNPLADADSWPWRLIGPVLPGETPYPQPTLPAGTYPDWDPATTYTEGQRVMFQQVPYEAKYWTRGDSPAAQATDADGSPWQPLTIAQLEQIIQSGP
- a CDS encoding ASCH domain-containing protein, which produces MAESSASSVALARDIAAAERMWEEYRAAHPEAVSASPEYTVEHFGDSARLADELLDIVLSGRKRATAELVADFVARGDAVPRIGSHWIACDSTGAPRIVIRSTELRLGPFGSADASFARDEGEDDGSLESWRREHRRYWERVSAARGAVWSEDEEIVFERFSVVWPPEHAD